A region of Moorena producens PAL-8-15-08-1 DNA encodes the following proteins:
- a CDS encoding polysaccharide biosynthesis protein: MTNNLSNWLLGLRNSHFLLIDLIIFTSTPVLALVLFLNNHLDINPYQSGLILATILFLVVKLTVFSTFGLYKRCWSYASIDELEQIAALTAAAIVIQTLLFHWSNGLTNLSLNSLPNSLPLLDGILSMLFVGSLRFSVRAVERVSQKHRKFHRRENVLIVGAGSAGVALAQDMQKNPSLGFNPVAFIDDDRKKLNLRIRRLPIVGNRDAIPDVVRSLRIRKIIIAMPTAPGRVIREVLDICKSTGVPTSTLPGMNEILNNPIRVGSVRDVKIEDLLRREPIQTDVQRVAKFLKGKIVLVTGAGGSIGSELCRQIFKCQPAEMVLLGHGENSVFHIQQELNQVLELLEYDRLENERLPNLNTIIADIRLTGRLEYIFDQFRPDIVFHAAAHKHVPMMELNPPEAITNNVLGTKNLLDLSLRYGVEHFVMISTDKAVNPTNVMGCSKRVAEMLVLQAAQRSGRHFSVVRFGNVLGSRGSVVPTFKRQIAAGGPVTVTHPDICRYFMTIPEAVQLVLQASVIGQGGEVFMLNMGQPVKIVDLAKELIRLSGYEVGKDIDIVFTGLRPGEKLFEELLIPGEEYEPTLHDKLLVVKNASHMVSKNLDYAVEALGKAAAQNYTNLILFLLEQLVPGYTPKYKKTTPILNLSSDIYKMIRTDEKIQVLDKCYHQANGQVTHTKKIGFWEMEDYLQKALKNQDLQLYYQPIMLLENEHINSFEALLRWQHPNLGLIYPEEFMPVAKATSLIVPIGWWVIREVCNQLQSWQQLFPTQTPITISVNLCRQQLLQPDLVQQINKIIKDTNLDAYRLKLEIPESFIRKNPEEAMVVLSKLRAIGIQLQLDNLGIDNSSDIKYIHEVSNSLYGEFNGLKVDRSLVSQINTHNRNLEPVQTVAKLANDLGVDLIATGVETSRQIDQLKILNCKYGQGYFFSKPVDVEAAITLIGV, translated from the coding sequence ATGACGAATAACTTATCAAATTGGTTACTAGGTCTGAGAAATAGCCACTTTTTACTCATTGATTTGATTATTTTCACGAGTACGCCAGTATTAGCTCTAGTCCTGTTCTTAAACAATCATTTAGATATCAACCCCTATCAATCTGGACTTATACTGGCAACCATTCTGTTCCTAGTCGTTAAACTAACTGTATTTTCTACCTTCGGTCTCTACAAGCGTTGCTGGTCTTATGCCAGTATTGATGAACTAGAGCAGATAGCCGCACTTACTGCTGCTGCTATCGTCATTCAAACGTTATTGTTTCACTGGTCTAATGGTTTAACCAATTTATCCTTAAATAGCCTGCCTAATTCCTTGCCCTTACTTGACGGTATACTCAGCATGTTGTTTGTCGGTAGTCTTCGCTTCAGTGTTCGTGCAGTCGAAAGAGTCAGCCAAAAGCATAGGAAGTTTCATCGCCGGGAGAATGTACTGATTGTTGGTGCTGGTAGTGCAGGGGTTGCTCTAGCCCAGGATATGCAAAAGAATCCTTCCCTGGGTTTTAATCCTGTCGCTTTTATTGACGATGACCGTAAAAAGCTCAATTTAAGAATTAGGCGACTACCTATAGTTGGTAATCGTGATGCCATTCCTGATGTTGTTCGCTCTCTACGTATTCGCAAAATTATTATCGCCATGCCTACAGCACCTGGGCGAGTTATTCGGGAAGTTTTAGATATTTGTAAATCCACAGGAGTACCAACTAGTACTTTACCTGGTATGAATGAAATCCTCAATAATCCTATCCGTGTTGGTAGTGTTCGGGATGTCAAGATTGAAGACTTGCTGCGTCGCGAACCTATACAAACTGATGTTCAGCGTGTGGCTAAGTTTCTGAAAGGAAAGATAGTTTTGGTAACAGGAGCAGGAGGCTCTATTGGCAGTGAACTTTGTCGCCAAATTTTCAAGTGTCAACCCGCAGAAATGGTACTTTTGGGACATGGAGAAAACTCCGTGTTCCATATCCAGCAAGAACTAAACCAAGTTTTAGAACTACTTGAATACGATCGCTTAGAAAATGAACGACTTCCCAATCTTAACACTATTATTGCCGATATTCGATTGACAGGTCGGTTAGAGTATATTTTTGACCAATTCAGACCAGATATTGTTTTTCACGCTGCGGCTCACAAACATGTGCCAATGATGGAATTAAATCCTCCAGAAGCGATCACAAACAATGTGCTGGGAACCAAAAATTTGCTAGATCTGTCATTGCGATATGGTGTAGAACACTTTGTCATGATTTCAACGGATAAAGCAGTTAATCCCACCAATGTTATGGGCTGCAGCAAGCGAGTGGCGGAAATGCTGGTGCTACAAGCGGCTCAAAGGAGTGGTAGGCATTTTTCTGTGGTTCGTTTTGGTAATGTTCTCGGTAGCCGAGGTAGTGTTGTTCCTACCTTTAAGCGTCAAATTGCTGCTGGGGGTCCGGTGACTGTTACCCACCCTGATATCTGTCGCTATTTCATGACGATTCCAGAAGCAGTTCAATTGGTTTTGCAAGCTTCAGTGATTGGTCAGGGTGGTGAAGTGTTTATGCTCAATATGGGTCAACCGGTCAAAATTGTTGACTTAGCCAAAGAACTGATTCGCCTGTCCGGGTATGAAGTGGGTAAGGACATTGACATTGTCTTTACCGGACTGCGACCAGGAGAAAAGTTATTTGAGGAACTGCTAATTCCTGGAGAAGAATATGAACCAACCCTACACGACAAATTGCTAGTAGTTAAAAATGCTAGTCACATGGTTTCCAAAAATCTTGACTATGCAGTAGAAGCACTCGGTAAAGCTGCAGCTCAAAATTATACCAATCTAATTCTATTCTTGCTGGAGCAACTGGTACCAGGCTACACTCCTAAATACAAAAAAACTACTCCAATCCTAAATCTATCCTCGGATATTTATAAGATGATCAGGACTGATGAAAAGATTCAAGTGTTGGACAAGTGTTATCACCAAGCCAACGGCCAAGTTACCCACACCAAAAAAATTGGGTTCTGGGAAATGGAAGATTATTTGCAAAAGGCTCTAAAAAATCAGGATTTGCAGCTTTACTACCAGCCGATTATGCTCCTAGAAAACGAGCATATTAATAGTTTTGAAGCATTGTTGCGCTGGCAGCATCCTAACCTAGGATTGATTTATCCAGAAGAGTTTATGCCAGTAGCAAAAGCAACTAGCTTGATTGTTCCCATTGGTTGGTGGGTAATCAGAGAAGTTTGCAATCAACTACAGTCTTGGCAACAACTGTTTCCTACTCAAACACCGATAACCATTAGTGTTAATCTGTGTCGCCAACAGTTATTGCAACCTGATTTAGTTCAGCAGATTAACAAAATAATCAAGGATACTAACTTGGATGCGTATCGTTTGAAGCTAGAAATTCCTGAGAGTTTTATTCGTAAAAATCCTGAGGAAGCAATGGTGGTGCTTTCCAAACTTAGAGCCATTGGTATTCAGTTGCAATTGGATAATTTGGGGATTGATAATTCATCGGATATCAAGTATATCCATGAAGTATCTAACTCTCTATATGGAGAGTTTAATGGCTTGAAAGTTGATCGCTCTCTAGTCAGTCAGATCAATACACATAACAGAAATTTAGAACCGGTTCAAACCGTGGCTAAATTAGCCAATGATCTTGGTGTTGATCTAATTGCCACCGGGGTAGAAACATCAAGGCAAATTGATCAACTAAAAATCCTCAACTGTAAATATGGACAGGGTTACTTTTTCTCCAAACCCGTAGACGTTGAAGCCGCGATAACTTTGATTGGAGTTTAG
- the murJ gene encoding murein biosynthesis integral membrane protein MurJ, producing the protein MPVACCLLPIPLETMRVWSGQSLLIYCKQLVNGSTNSKIFCAIVTVGLLTAFVKVSSLIKELVVAWRFGTGNELDAFFIALLVVFLIKNVIAESLDTAFIPTYIRVRDQEGMAAAQKLFSGVMIWALVLLSFTTIVMVATALVYLPLIASGFNPEKLKLTFHLLGLMAPVVVLTGIAIIWSAVLNAGERFALAALCPMMIPVISILLIVGFKSLGIFALVAGLISGTVLELIILGIALHRQGISLLPRWYGFNEPMRQVASQYLPMIAGALLICSAAPIDQAMAAMLSPGSVSILNYANGLIASPINLMSIAISTAVIPYFSKMVASQDWQEIRGTLRYYLRLIFLITVPLSIILIVFSHPIVQLLFERGSFTSDATNLVAQTQALYALQIPFYIANILVVRLVSAMRLNYILMWVSGFDLAINIILNILFMQWLGIKGIALSTSCVYIFCFSFMLLFTQNQIKKKNPEKQLCD; encoded by the coding sequence TTGCCTGTTGCCTGTTGCCTGTTGCCTATTCCCTTAGAGACTATGAGAGTTTGGTCAGGGCAGAGCTTGCTTATCTACTGTAAACAGCTAGTCAATGGCTCGACGAATAGCAAAATTTTTTGCGCAATTGTAACTGTTGGTTTATTGACGGCTTTTGTAAAAGTTTCTTCTCTTATTAAAGAATTAGTAGTTGCTTGGAGGTTTGGGACTGGGAATGAATTAGATGCATTTTTTATCGCTTTATTGGTTGTATTTTTGATAAAAAATGTAATCGCTGAATCTCTTGATACTGCGTTTATTCCTACCTATATCCGTGTACGAGATCAGGAAGGAATGGCAGCCGCTCAAAAACTGTTTTCTGGAGTAATGATATGGGCATTAGTACTGCTTAGCTTCACTACTATAGTCATGGTAGCTACTGCTCTGGTTTATTTACCATTGATTGCCTCTGGGTTTAACCCCGAAAAGTTAAAGCTTACCTTCCATCTACTTGGTTTAATGGCACCCGTAGTTGTCCTTACTGGAATTGCCATCATTTGGAGTGCTGTTTTGAATGCTGGGGAACGTTTTGCTCTAGCAGCTCTATGTCCAATGATGATTCCAGTGATTAGCATCCTATTGATAGTAGGATTTAAGTCTTTAGGAATCTTTGCCTTAGTTGCTGGATTAATTAGTGGTACAGTTCTAGAGCTGATAATTCTCGGAATAGCACTGCATCGTCAAGGTATTTCATTACTGCCAAGATGGTATGGATTTAATGAGCCTATGCGCCAGGTAGCGAGCCAGTATCTGCCAATGATTGCTGGAGCATTATTAATCTGTAGTGCTGCTCCAATTGATCAAGCCATGGCAGCTATGTTGTCTCCTGGTAGTGTTTCTATACTTAACTACGCCAACGGTTTAATTGCTTCTCCTATTAACCTAATGAGTATTGCGATCAGCACTGCGGTAATTCCCTATTTTTCTAAGATGGTTGCTAGTCAGGATTGGCAAGAAATCCGTGGCACCCTTAGGTATTATCTGCGGCTGATATTTTTGATTACTGTACCGCTAAGCATAATTCTAATTGTTTTTTCTCATCCGATAGTCCAGCTACTTTTTGAACGAGGTTCATTTACCTCTGATGCTACTAATTTAGTCGCGCAAACTCAAGCCCTTTATGCCTTACAAATTCCTTTTTATATTGCTAATATCCTAGTGGTTAGGCTGGTGTCAGCTATGAGACTTAACTATATCCTAATGTGGGTATCTGGATTTGATTTAGCCATTAATATTATTTTGAATATTCTCTTTATGCAATGGCTGGGAATTAAAGGCATTGCGTTATCCACTAGCTGCGTCTATATCTTTTGTTTCTCATTTATGCTCTTATTTACCCAAAACCAAATCAAAAAGAAAAACCCTGAAAAACAATTATGCGATTAA
- a CDS encoding DUF4832 domain-containing protein — MVISKIAKYSKLVFVLGIFTTVACNTMTTAQTSNITTVYQGSDEHFPNPERGFFIPFTPLDNTSNYSLQLSELQEVRNNQMTLVRKVYLISEFRNKPLSESFLQTLSQDLNTARQAGVKLILRFSYNWVGGGEDSSRDRILSHLDDLQPILTSNYDVIAYMEAGFIGYWGEWHSSYYGLDSNNEDRKAILFKLLSVLPSERMVGLRYPNHKMAIFDQENPLTPDEAFNGTNRGRTGATNDCFLASIDDWGTYSDTDRGIIEQEKTFLNLDNRYVVQGGETCNPSSFDDCPNALNELERMRWSALNYKPGDATEIIEDWETQGCLEKIKRRLGYRFRLVKSVIPTRVKPASTFSIQLEIINEGWASPYNPRPLEIILRHRVTRREYHLPIDEDPRMWMPGSTQVINAVTRTPDTIETGTYDVFLNLPDPAPQLYNRPDYSIRLANQNLWEASTGYNSLLTSLVVN, encoded by the coding sequence ATGGTGATTAGCAAGATAGCAAAATACAGCAAGTTAGTCTTTGTACTAGGGATATTCACCACTGTTGCTTGTAATACTATGACAACAGCTCAGACCTCTAACATTACCACGGTTTATCAAGGGAGTGATGAACACTTTCCCAATCCAGAACGAGGCTTTTTTATTCCCTTTACTCCTCTGGACAATACATCAAATTATTCCTTACAGCTGTCTGAGCTACAAGAGGTTAGGAATAACCAGATGACGTTAGTACGTAAGGTTTACCTAATTTCCGAATTTAGAAATAAACCGTTATCAGAGTCTTTTCTACAAACCCTATCCCAGGATTTGAATACTGCTCGACAAGCTGGGGTTAAATTAATCCTACGGTTTTCCTATAATTGGGTAGGAGGTGGTGAAGATTCATCCCGCGATCGCATACTCTCCCATCTGGATGATTTGCAACCGATATTAACATCAAACTACGATGTTATCGCCTACATGGAAGCAGGGTTTATTGGTTACTGGGGAGAATGGCATAGTTCTTACTATGGTTTGGATAGCAACAATGAAGATAGAAAAGCTATTTTGTTTAAACTCTTGTCTGTTCTACCCAGTGAACGCATGGTTGGTCTACGATACCCCAATCATAAAATGGCAATTTTTGATCAGGAAAATCCTCTTACCCCTGATGAAGCGTTTAATGGTACTAACCGAGGGAGAACTGGAGCTACTAATGATTGTTTCCTAGCCAGTATTGATGATTGGGGAACTTACAGCGATACGGATCGGGGGATAATAGAACAAGAAAAAACATTTTTAAATCTGGATAATCGGTATGTGGTACAGGGGGGAGAAACCTGCAATCCTAGTTCTTTTGACGATTGTCCCAATGCCTTAAATGAACTAGAACGAATGCGCTGGAGTGCATTAAACTACAAACCGGGTGATGCCACTGAGATCATTGAAGACTGGGAAACCCAAGGGTGTTTAGAAAAAATTAAACGTCGTTTGGGCTATCGCTTTCGTCTGGTTAAATCAGTTATTCCTACTAGGGTAAAACCCGCTAGTACATTCTCAATACAATTGGAAATTATCAATGAAGGATGGGCTAGTCCTTACAATCCTCGGCCACTGGAAATTATTCTCCGTCACCGTGTCACTCGTCGCGAATACCATTTACCTATAGACGAGGATCCTCGGATGTGGATGCCTGGTAGTACTCAGGTTATTAATGCTGTCACTCGTACTCCAGACACAATCGAAACTGGAACCTATGATGTTTTCTTAAACCTACCTGATCCAGCTCCTCAATTATATAATCGTCCAGACTATTCCATCAGACTTGCTAATCAAAATCTCTGGGAAGCCTCTACAGGCTACAATTCCCTATTGACTAGCCTTGTTGTTAATTAA
- a CDS encoding glycosyltransferase family 4 protein, producing the protein MRLTLVTSSLSCGGAERAVALLAKGFFNKGYQVDVVTIDDTYLDFYKLPDGVNRVALNIAKNSPTFIHGIWNNLYRLWVLRRTIQSLHPDVVISFLDQINILTLLALVKTNYPVLVSEQNDPRKSSSGKVWDRLRHITYSFADKVVSVGDGVNQYFDWLPQTKRAVIYNPLASINPIPSMDKLLETKGADLSKKWIVAIGRLTHQKGFDILLSAFKKHAGHHPDWQLIILGEGELRPELENLRDQLGLTDNVIFPGVVRNPFSVLKRSELFVLSSRFEGLPGVLVEALACGLPVVSTDCPSGPREVIRDGVNGILVPSENGLALATAMDRLISNQEERKRLASYAPKIIEKFGLATIIERWETLFSDVISQQSAVSSQVA; encoded by the coding sequence ATGCGATTAACACTAGTAACGTCATCTCTCTCCTGTGGGGGTGCTGAGCGAGCGGTAGCTTTGCTAGCAAAAGGATTCTTTAATAAGGGTTATCAAGTTGATGTGGTAACAATTGATGACACCTATCTTGACTTTTATAAATTACCCGATGGGGTTAATCGAGTAGCCCTTAATATCGCCAAAAACTCACCAACTTTTATTCATGGAATTTGGAATAACCTCTATCGTCTGTGGGTCTTGAGGCGAACCATTCAATCCCTCCACCCTGATGTCGTCATTTCTTTCTTAGATCAAATCAATATCTTGACCCTGTTAGCTCTTGTTAAGACTAACTATCCCGTTCTGGTAAGTGAACAGAATGATCCTCGGAAAAGTTCTAGTGGTAAAGTGTGGGATAGATTGCGACATATCACTTATTCCTTTGCGGATAAAGTGGTGAGCGTAGGGGATGGAGTGAATCAGTATTTTGACTGGCTCCCCCAAACCAAACGAGCAGTAATTTATAACCCATTGGCTAGTATCAATCCCATCCCTAGTATGGATAAATTACTGGAAACTAAAGGAGCTGATTTAAGTAAAAAATGGATAGTTGCTATCGGAAGGCTTACCCATCAGAAAGGGTTTGATATTTTATTATCTGCTTTCAAAAAACATGCTGGTCACCATCCAGACTGGCAACTTATAATTTTAGGAGAAGGGGAGCTTCGTCCAGAGCTTGAAAATCTCAGAGATCAATTAGGTTTAACTGATAATGTCATCTTTCCTGGGGTTGTTCGTAATCCCTTTTCAGTCTTAAAACGGTCAGAATTATTTGTCTTGTCTTCCCGCTTTGAAGGGTTACCAGGGGTTTTAGTTGAAGCACTCGCTTGTGGACTCCCCGTTGTTTCAACAGATTGTCCTAGTGGTCCACGAGAAGTTATTCGTGATGGTGTAAATGGGATTTTGGTGCCCAGTGAAAATGGGTTAGCATTAGCTACAGCAATGGATCGTTTAATATCCAATCAGGAAGAGCGTAAACGTCTAGCATCTTATGCTCCAAAAATTATAGAAAAATTTGGTTTAGCAACAATAATAGAACGCTGGGAAACTTTATTTAGTGACGTTATAAGTCAGCAGTCAGCAGTCAGCAGTCAAGTCGCTTGA